The proteins below come from a single Burkholderia sp. FERM BP-3421 genomic window:
- the nuoE gene encoding NADH-quinone oxidoreductase subunit NuoE yields the protein MISAEGLKEIDRALTKYPADQKQSAVMSALAVAQEEHGWLSPELMQFVADYLDMPAVAVQEVATFYTMYELQPVGKHKITLCTNLPCQLGPDGGAEATAAYLKQKLGIGFGETTPDGKFSLKEGECFGSCGDAPVLLLNNHKMCSFMSREKIDQLLEELSK from the coding sequence ATGATCTCAGCTGAAGGCCTGAAAGAAATCGATCGCGCGTTGACGAAGTATCCCGCCGATCAGAAACAGTCCGCCGTGATGTCGGCACTGGCCGTCGCCCAGGAAGAGCACGGCTGGCTGTCGCCCGAACTGATGCAGTTCGTCGCGGACTATCTCGACATGCCGGCCGTCGCCGTGCAGGAAGTCGCGACGTTCTACACGATGTACGAGCTGCAACCGGTCGGCAAGCACAAGATCACGCTCTGCACGAACCTGCCGTGCCAGCTCGGCCCGGACGGCGGTGCGGAAGCGACCGCCGCTTATCTGAAGCAGAAGCTCGGTATCGGTTTCGGCGAAACCACGCCCGACGGCAAGTTCTCGCTGAAGGAAGGCGAGTGCTTCGGTTCGTGCGGCGACGCGCCGGTGCTGCTGCTGAACAACCACAAAATGTGCAGCTTCATGAGCCGCGAGAAGATCGACCAGCTGCTTGAGGAGCTCTCGAAATGA
- a CDS encoding NADH-quinone oxidoreductase subunit C, with the protein MASKIETLKANLDAALGARVVSLTESVGELTLVVKAGDYLEVATQLRDDPTLGFEQLIDLCGVDYQTYGDGAYDGPRFAAVLQLLSVSNNWRLRLRVFASDDDLPIVASMVNVWASANWYEREAFDLYGIVFEGHPDLRRILTDYGFIGHPFRKDFPVSGYVEMRYDPEEKRVVYQPVTIEPREITPRVIREDRYGGLKH; encoded by the coding sequence ATGGCAAGCAAAATCGAGACCCTCAAAGCGAACCTCGACGCCGCGCTCGGCGCGCGCGTGGTGAGCCTGACCGAGTCTGTCGGCGAGCTGACGCTCGTCGTGAAGGCGGGCGACTACCTCGAGGTCGCGACGCAATTGCGCGACGACCCCACGCTCGGCTTCGAGCAGTTGATCGACCTGTGCGGCGTCGACTATCAAACCTACGGTGACGGCGCCTACGACGGCCCGCGCTTCGCGGCGGTGCTCCAACTGCTGTCGGTGTCGAACAACTGGCGGCTGCGCCTGCGCGTGTTCGCGTCCGACGACGATCTGCCGATCGTCGCCTCCATGGTGAACGTGTGGGCCTCGGCCAACTGGTACGAGCGCGAGGCGTTCGACCTGTACGGCATCGTGTTCGAAGGCCATCCGGACCTGCGCCGGATCCTGACCGACTACGGCTTCATCGGTCACCCGTTCCGCAAGGATTTCCCGGTTTCCGGCTACGTCGAGATGCGTTACGACCCGGAAGAGAAGCGCGTCGTGTACCAGCCGGTGACGATCGAGCCGCGCGAAATCACGCCGCGCGTGATCCGCGAGGATCGCTATGGCGGTCTGAAACATTAA
- the nuoH gene encoding NADH-quinone oxidoreductase subunit NuoH, whose translation MSLFDTINSGGAQLLGVAWPTVWALVRILVVSVVILLCVAYLILWERKLIGWIHVRLGPNRVGPAGLLQPIADVLKLLLKEVIQPTAASRWFYLIAPVMTVLPAFAVWAVIPFQAEAVLADINAGLLYAIAISSIGVYAVILAGWASNSKYAFLGAMRAAAQMVSYEISMGFALVVVLMTAGSLNLSAIVNSQQHGIFASYGLNFLSWNWLPLLPVFVVYFVSGIAETNRHPFDVVEGESEIVAGHMIDYSGMAFALFFLAEYINMIVISALTATLFLGGWSAPFEFLSFIPGIFWLVLKVFALLSVFIWVRATFPRYRYDQIMRLGWKVFLPVCVVWVIVVGFWIMSPLNIWN comes from the coding sequence ATGAGCTTGTTCGATACGATCAACTCGGGCGGAGCCCAGCTTCTCGGTGTCGCGTGGCCGACGGTATGGGCGCTCGTGCGCATCCTCGTCGTCAGCGTGGTGATCCTGCTGTGCGTGGCGTACCTGATTCTGTGGGAACGCAAGCTGATCGGCTGGATCCACGTGCGTCTCGGACCGAACCGCGTGGGCCCGGCGGGCCTGCTGCAGCCGATCGCCGACGTGCTGAAGCTGCTGCTCAAGGAAGTGATCCAGCCGACGGCCGCGAGCCGCTGGTTCTACCTGATCGCGCCGGTGATGACCGTGCTGCCCGCGTTCGCGGTGTGGGCGGTGATCCCGTTCCAGGCGGAAGCGGTGCTCGCCGACATCAACGCGGGCCTGTTGTACGCGATCGCGATCTCGTCGATCGGCGTGTACGCGGTGATCCTGGCGGGCTGGGCGTCGAATTCGAAGTACGCGTTTCTCGGCGCGATGCGCGCGGCCGCGCAGATGGTGTCCTACGAAATCTCGATGGGTTTCGCGCTGGTCGTCGTGCTGATGACGGCGGGCAGCCTGAACCTGTCGGCGATCGTCAATTCGCAGCAGCACGGCATCTTCGCGAGCTACGGCCTCAACTTCCTGTCGTGGAACTGGCTGCCGCTTCTGCCGGTGTTCGTCGTCTACTTCGTGTCGGGCATCGCGGAAACGAACCGCCACCCGTTCGACGTGGTGGAAGGCGAGTCCGAGATCGTCGCGGGCCACATGATCGATTACTCGGGGATGGCGTTCGCGCTGTTCTTCCTCGCCGAGTACATCAACATGATCGTGATCTCGGCCCTGACCGCGACGCTGTTCCTCGGCGGCTGGTCCGCGCCGTTCGAATTCCTGTCGTTCATCCCGGGCATCTTCTGGCTGGTGCTGAAGGTCTTCGCGCTGCTGTCGGTGTTCATCTGGGTCCGCGCGACGTTCCCGCGCTACCGGTACGACCAGATCATGCGCCTGGGCTGGAAGGTGTTTCTGCCGGTGTGCGTGGTCTGGGTGATCGTGGTCGGCTTCTGGATCATGTCGCCGCTGAATATCTGGAATTAA
- the nuoF gene encoding NADH-quinone oxidoreductase subunit NuoF: MTSLHDRHIKPLILAGLNGDNWHLEDYVARGGYQQLRRILEEKIPPEQVIADVKASGLRGRGGAGFPTGLKWSFMPRQFPGQKYLVCNSDEGEPGTFKDRDILRWNPHALIEGMAIGAYAMGITVGYNYIHGEIFEVYRRFEAALDEARRAGFLGERIMGSEFSFELHAHHGYGAYICGEETALLESLEGKKGQPRFKPPFPASFGVYGKPTTINNTETFAAVPFLLSIGPQNYLELGKPNNGGTKIFSVSGDVERPGNYEVPLGTPFATLMELAGGMRGGKKIKAVIPGGSSAPVVPGDLMMQTDMDYDAIAKAGSMLGSGAVIVMDETRCMVRSLLRLSYFYHEESCGQCTPCREGTGWLWRVVNRIEHGEGRKEDLDLLNSVAENIMGRTICALGDAAAMPVRGMLKHYWDEFAYHVEHKHCMVGGHAHAAAA, encoded by the coding sequence ATGACGTCCCTCCACGATCGTCACATCAAACCGCTGATTCTCGCCGGCCTGAACGGCGACAACTGGCATCTCGAAGACTACGTCGCGCGCGGCGGCTACCAGCAGCTGCGCCGCATCCTCGAGGAAAAGATTCCGCCCGAGCAGGTGATCGCCGACGTCAAGGCGTCGGGGCTGCGCGGCCGCGGCGGCGCAGGCTTCCCGACCGGCCTGAAGTGGAGCTTCATGCCGCGCCAGTTCCCGGGGCAGAAGTACCTCGTCTGCAACTCGGACGAAGGCGAGCCGGGCACGTTCAAGGACCGCGACATCCTGCGCTGGAATCCGCACGCCCTGATCGAGGGCATGGCGATCGGCGCGTACGCGATGGGCATCACGGTCGGCTACAACTACATCCACGGCGAGATCTTCGAGGTCTATCGCCGTTTCGAGGCGGCGCTCGACGAAGCGCGCCGCGCCGGCTTCCTCGGCGAGCGCATCATGGGCTCCGAGTTCTCGTTCGAGCTGCATGCGCACCATGGCTATGGCGCGTACATCTGCGGCGAGGAAACCGCGCTGCTCGAATCGCTCGAAGGCAAGAAGGGCCAGCCGCGCTTCAAGCCGCCGTTCCCGGCGAGCTTCGGCGTGTACGGCAAGCCGACCACGATCAACAACACCGAGACGTTCGCCGCGGTGCCGTTCCTGCTGAGCATCGGCCCGCAGAACTACCTCGAACTCGGCAAGCCGAACAACGGCGGCACGAAGATCTTCTCGGTGTCGGGCGACGTCGAGCGTCCGGGCAACTACGAAGTGCCGCTCGGCACGCCGTTCGCGACGCTGATGGAGCTGGCGGGCGGGATGCGCGGCGGCAAGAAGATCAAGGCGGTGATCCCGGGCGGGTCGTCCGCACCGGTGGTGCCGGGCGATCTGATGATGCAGACCGACATGGATTACGACGCGATCGCGAAGGCCGGCTCGATGCTCGGCTCGGGCGCGGTGATCGTGATGGACGAGACGCGTTGCATGGTCCGTTCGCTGCTGCGCCTGTCGTACTTCTATCACGAGGAATCGTGCGGCCAGTGCACGCCGTGCCGCGAAGGCACGGGCTGGCTGTGGCGCGTCGTGAACCGGATCGAGCACGGGGAGGGTCGCAAGGAAGATCTGGACCTGCTGAACTCGGTCGCCGAGAACATCATGGGCCGCACGATCTGCGCGCTCGGCGATGCGGCGGCGATGCCGGTGCGCGGGATGCTCAAGCACTACTGGGACGAGTTCGCGTATCACGTCGAGCACAAGCACTGCATGGTCGGCGGCCACGCGCACGCGGCGGCGGCCTGA
- a CDS encoding NADH-quinone oxidoreductase subunit J codes for MDFTTVLFYIFSLLLVVSGLKVITSRNPVGSALFLVLAFFNAAAIWMLLEAEFLAILLVLVYVGAVMVLFLFVVMMLDINMDELRRDFKRFVPMATVVGAIIVVETALILWRGYGATSAPVRDIAAGALAGMPNTRLIGKVIYTDYIFAFEVAGLVLLVAIIAAVALTERKGKDSKRQRVSDQVKVRRQDRVRLVKMQAEKPQPETVDGDAGSTGNNG; via the coding sequence ATGGACTTCACGACCGTACTCTTCTACATCTTCTCGCTGCTCCTCGTGGTCTCGGGGCTGAAGGTGATCACTTCGCGCAACCCGGTCGGGTCTGCGCTGTTCCTCGTGCTCGCGTTCTTCAACGCGGCCGCGATCTGGATGCTGCTCGAGGCCGAGTTCCTCGCGATCCTGCTGGTGCTGGTCTACGTCGGCGCCGTGATGGTGCTGTTCCTGTTCGTCGTGATGATGCTGGACATCAACATGGACGAGCTGCGGCGCGACTTCAAGCGCTTCGTGCCGATGGCGACCGTGGTGGGCGCGATCATCGTGGTCGAGACCGCGCTGATCCTGTGGCGCGGCTACGGCGCGACCTCCGCGCCGGTGCGCGACATCGCCGCGGGCGCGCTCGCCGGCATGCCGAACACGCGCCTGATCGGCAAGGTGATCTATACCGATTACATCTTCGCCTTCGAAGTCGCCGGCCTGGTGCTGCTCGTCGCGATCATCGCCGCGGTGGCGTTGACCGAGCGCAAGGGCAAGGACAGCAAGCGTCAGCGCGTGTCCGACCAGGTGAAGGTGCGTCGCCAGGACCGCGTGCGCCTCGTGAAGATGCAGGCGGAGAAGCCGCAGCCGGAAACCGTCGACGGCGATGCCGGTTCCACCGGCAACAACGGCTAA
- a CDS encoding NADH-quinone oxidoreductase subunit D, whose product MAEIKNYTLNFGPQHPAAHGVLRLVLELDGEVIQRADPHIGLLHRGTEKLAEGKTFIQSVPYMDRLDYVSMMVNEHGYVMAIERLLGIEVPERAQYIRVLFDEITRVLNHLMWIGAHALDVGAMAVFLYAFREREDLMDVYEAVSGARMHAAYYRPGGVYRDLPDAMPQYKASKIRNEKALARMNEARQGSVLDFIEDFFNRFPTCVDEYETLLTDNRIWKQRLVGIGVVTPERALQLGLTGPMIRGSGIAWDLRKKQPYEVYDRLDFDIPVGVNGDCYDRYLVRVEEMRQSTRIAKQCIDWLRKNPGPVMIDNHKVAPPSRVGMKTNMEDLIHHFKLFTEGFHVPEGEAYAAVEHPKGEFGIYLVSDGANKPYRLKIRAPGYAHLAALDEMARGHMIADAVTIIGTQDIVFGEIDR is encoded by the coding sequence ATGGCAGAAATCAAGAACTACACGCTCAACTTCGGTCCGCAGCACCCGGCCGCGCACGGTGTGCTGCGCCTCGTGCTCGAACTCGATGGCGAAGTGATCCAGCGCGCCGACCCGCACATCGGCCTCCTGCATCGCGGGACGGAAAAGCTTGCCGAGGGCAAGACCTTCATCCAGTCCGTACCCTACATGGATCGTCTCGACTACGTGTCGATGATGGTCAACGAACACGGCTACGTGATGGCGATCGAGCGGCTGCTCGGCATCGAGGTGCCGGAGCGCGCCCAGTACATCCGCGTGCTGTTCGATGAAATCACGCGCGTGCTGAACCACCTGATGTGGATCGGCGCGCACGCGCTCGACGTCGGCGCGATGGCGGTGTTCCTGTACGCGTTCCGCGAGCGCGAGGACCTGATGGACGTCTACGAGGCGGTGTCGGGCGCGCGCATGCACGCGGCCTATTACCGTCCGGGCGGCGTCTATCGCGACCTGCCGGACGCGATGCCGCAGTATAAGGCGTCGAAGATCCGCAACGAGAAGGCGCTCGCACGCATGAACGAGGCGCGCCAGGGCTCGGTGCTCGACTTCATCGAAGATTTCTTCAATCGTTTCCCGACCTGCGTCGACGAATACGAAACGCTGCTGACCGACAACCGGATCTGGAAGCAGCGTCTCGTCGGGATCGGCGTGGTGACGCCGGAGCGTGCGCTGCAGCTCGGCCTGACGGGCCCGATGATCCGCGGTTCGGGGATCGCATGGGACCTGCGCAAGAAGCAGCCGTACGAAGTGTACGACCGCCTCGATTTCGATATCCCGGTGGGCGTGAACGGCGACTGCTACGACCGCTACCTGGTTCGCGTCGAGGAAATGCGCCAATCGACCCGCATCGCGAAACAATGTATTGATTGGCTGCGCAAGAATCCGGGCCCGGTGATGATCGACAATCACAAGGTTGCACCGCCGTCGCGCGTCGGCATGAAGACCAACATGGAAGACTTGATTCACCACTTCAAGCTCTTCACCGAAGGTTTCCACGTGCCGGAAGGCGAGGCGTACGCCGCCGTCGAACATCCGAAGGGCGAGTTCGGCATCTATCTCGTGTCGGACGGCGCGAACAAGCCGTACCGGCTCAAGATCCGCGCGCCGGGCTATGCGCATCTGGCCGCGCTCGACGAGATGGCCCGCGGCCACATGATCGCCGATGCGGTCACGATCATCGGCACGCAGGACATCGTGTTCGGCGAGATCGACCGTTAA
- the nuoL gene encoding NADH-quinone oxidoreductase subunit L, producing the protein MSTTLNENLLLAIPLAPLAGSLIAGLFGNAVGRKGAHRVTILGVAISLILSAMVFLQVMNGASYNATVYEWMNVGSLKLEVGFLVDSLTAMMMVVVTFVSLMVHIYTIGYMSEEEGYQRFFSYISLFTFSMLMLVMSNNFLQLFFGWEAVGLVSYLLIGFYFTRESAIYANMKAFLVNRVGDFGFLLGIGLLLAYAGSMNYGEVFAKREALAVLHFPGTDWGLLSVACICLFIGAMGKSAQFPLHVWLPDSMEGPTPISALIHAATMVTAGIFMVTRMSPLFELSDAALSFITVIGAITALFMGFLGIVQNDIKRVVAYSTLSQLGYMTVALGVSAYPVAVFHLMTHAFFKALLFLGAGSVIIGMHHDQDMRNMGGLRKYMPITWITSLIGSLALIGTPFFSGFYSKDSIIDAVKLSHLPGSGFAYFAVVASVFVTALYSFRMYFLVFHGEERFRKPKHPDSPMGQAAAHGHDDHGHGHDDHAHEPHETPWVVWVPLVLLAIPSIVIGAIAIGPMLFGDFFQHGVAFDKVIFIGANHPALAEMAEEFHGWAALGLHSISTLPLWLAAAGVIVAWFLYLKRPDLPAVVRRAFGPIYTLLDNKYYMDKINEVVFAKGSVAIGRGLWKEGDVVVIDGLVNGSARFIGWFAGVIRFLQSGYIYHYAFAMIIGMLGLLTLFVTLGGK; encoded by the coding sequence ATGTCAACGACACTCAATGAAAACCTGCTGCTGGCGATTCCGCTCGCTCCGCTGGCCGGCTCGCTGATCGCGGGGCTGTTCGGGAACGCGGTGGGGCGCAAGGGCGCGCACCGGGTCACGATTCTCGGCGTCGCGATCTCGCTCATCCTTTCCGCGATGGTGTTCCTCCAGGTGATGAACGGCGCGAGCTACAACGCGACGGTCTACGAATGGATGAACGTGGGCTCGCTGAAGCTCGAGGTCGGCTTCCTCGTCGATTCGCTGACTGCGATGATGATGGTGGTGGTCACCTTCGTCTCGCTGATGGTGCACATCTACACGATCGGCTACATGTCGGAGGAAGAGGGCTACCAGCGCTTCTTCTCCTACATCTCGCTGTTCACGTTCTCGATGCTGATGCTCGTGATGAGCAACAACTTCCTGCAGCTGTTCTTCGGCTGGGAAGCGGTGGGCCTGGTGTCGTACCTGCTGATCGGCTTCTACTTCACGCGGGAAAGCGCGATCTACGCCAACATGAAGGCGTTCCTCGTGAACCGCGTCGGCGACTTCGGCTTCCTGCTCGGCATTGGCCTGCTGCTCGCCTACGCGGGCTCGATGAACTACGGCGAAGTGTTCGCGAAGCGCGAGGCGCTCGCGGTGCTGCACTTCCCGGGCACCGACTGGGGCCTGCTGTCGGTCGCCTGTATCTGTCTGTTCATCGGCGCGATGGGCAAGTCCGCGCAGTTCCCGCTGCACGTGTGGCTGCCTGACTCGATGGAAGGCCCGACGCCGATCTCCGCGCTGATTCACGCGGCGACCATGGTGACGGCCGGCATCTTCATGGTGACGCGCATGTCGCCGCTGTTCGAACTGTCCGACGCGGCGCTGTCGTTCATCACGGTGATCGGCGCGATCACGGCGCTGTTCATGGGCTTCCTCGGCATCGTCCAGAACGACATCAAGCGGGTGGTCGCGTATTCGACGCTGTCGCAGCTCGGCTACATGACGGTCGCGCTCGGCGTGTCCGCCTACCCGGTCGCCGTGTTCCACCTGATGACGCACGCGTTCTTCAAGGCGCTGCTGTTCCTCGGCGCGGGCTCGGTGATCATCGGCATGCACCACGACCAGGACATGCGCAACATGGGCGGCCTGCGCAAGTACATGCCGATCACCTGGATCACGTCGCTGATCGGCTCGCTGGCGCTGATCGGCACGCCGTTCTTCTCCGGCTTCTACTCGAAGGACTCGATCATCGATGCAGTGAAGCTGTCGCACCTGCCGGGTTCGGGCTTCGCCTACTTCGCGGTGGTCGCGAGCGTGTTCGTGACCGCGCTGTACTCGTTCCGCATGTACTTCCTGGTGTTTCACGGCGAAGAGCGCTTCCGCAAGCCGAAGCATCCGGATTCGCCGATGGGGCAGGCGGCCGCGCACGGTCACGACGATCACGGCCACGGCCATGACGACCACGCGCACGAACCGCACGAGACTCCGTGGGTCGTGTGGGTGCCGCTCGTGCTGCTGGCGATTCCGTCGATCGTGATCGGCGCGATCGCGATCGGTCCGATGCTGTTCGGCGACTTCTTCCAGCACGGCGTCGCGTTCGACAAGGTGATCTTCATCGGCGCGAACCACCCGGCGCTGGCCGAGATGGCCGAGGAATTCCACGGCTGGGCCGCGCTCGGCCTGCATTCGATCTCGACGCTGCCGCTGTGGCTCGCGGCCGCCGGCGTGATCGTCGCGTGGTTCCTGTACCTGAAGCGTCCGGATCTGCCGGCGGTGGTCCGCCGCGCGTTCGGCCCGATCTACACGCTGCTGGACAACAAGTACTACATGGACAAGATCAACGAGGTCGTGTTCGCGAAGGGCTCGGTCGCGATCGGGCGCGGTCTGTGGAAGGAAGGCGACGTCGTGGTGATCGACGGCCTCGTCAACGGCAGCGCGCGTTTCATCGGCTGGTTCGCCGGCGTGATCCGCTTCCTCCAATCCGGTTACATCTATCACTACGCGTTCGCCATGATCATCGGCATGCTGGGGCTCCTGACCCTGTTTGTAACGCTCGGCGGCAAATAA
- the nuoK gene encoding NADH-quinone oxidoreductase subunit NuoK, with product MLTLAHYLVLGAILFAIAIVGIFLNRRNIIVILMSIELMLLAVNTNFVAFSHYLGDVHGQIFVFFVLTVAAAEAAIGLAILVTLFRKLDTINVEDLDQLKG from the coding sequence ATGTTGACCTTGGCCCATTACCTCGTGCTCGGCGCGATCCTGTTCGCGATCGCCATCGTCGGGATCTTCCTGAACCGTCGCAACATCATCGTGATCCTGATGTCGATCGAATTGATGCTGCTCGCGGTGAACACCAATTTCGTCGCGTTCTCGCATTACCTCGGCGACGTGCACGGCCAGATCTTCGTGTTCTTCGTGCTGACGGTCGCGGCGGCTGAAGCCGCCATCGGCCTCGCGATTCTGGTGACGTTGTTCCGCAAGCTCGACACGATCAATGTCGAGGATCTCGATCAGCTCAAAGGTTAA
- the nuoI gene encoding NADH-quinone oxidoreductase subunit NuoI, which produces MTAIQHFFKTFFLVELLKGLALTGRYAFKRKFTVQFPEEKTPISPRFRGLHALRRYENGEERCIACKLCEAVCPALAITIESETRADNTRRTTRYDIDLTKCIFCGFCEESCPVDSIVETQILEYHGEKRGDLYFTKDMLLAVGDRYEKDIAAAKAADAPYR; this is translated from the coding sequence ATGACGGCAATCCAACACTTCTTTAAGACGTTCTTCCTGGTCGAGCTGCTGAAAGGGCTCGCGCTGACCGGACGTTATGCGTTCAAGCGCAAGTTCACGGTGCAGTTCCCGGAAGAGAAGACGCCGATTTCGCCGCGCTTTCGCGGGCTGCACGCGCTGCGCCGCTACGAGAACGGCGAAGAGCGCTGCATCGCATGCAAGCTGTGCGAGGCGGTGTGCCCGGCGCTGGCGATCACGATCGAGTCGGAAACGCGCGCGGACAACACGCGCCGCACGACGCGCTACGACATCGATCTCACCAAGTGCATCTTCTGCGGGTTCTGCGAGGAAAGCTGCCCGGTCGACTCGATCGTCGAGACGCAGATCCTCGAGTATCACGGCGAGAAGCGCGGCGACCTGTACTTCACGAAGGACATGCTGCTCGCGGTGGGCGACCGCTACGAGAAGGACATCGCGGCCGCGAAGGCCGCCGATGCGCCGTATCGGTAA
- the nuoG gene encoding NADH-quinone oxidoreductase subunit NuoG encodes MVELEIDGQKVEVPEGSMVIQAAHKADKYIPHFCYHKKLSVAANCRMCLVEVEKMPKAVPACATPVSAGMIVHTTSDKAVKAQQSVMEFLLINHPLDCPICDQGGECQLQDLAVGYGKSSSRYSEEKRVVFHKNVGPLISMEEMSRCIHCTRCVRFGQEVAGVMELGMLGRGEHSEITTFVGKTVDSELSGNMIDLCPVGALTSKPFRYSARTWELSRRKSVSPHDSVGANLVVQVKNNRVMRVLPFENETVNECWISDKDRFSYEGLNSEERLTKPMLKQGGQWLETDWQTALEYVAKGLKGIAADHGANALAALSSAHSTVEELFLLKQLARELKTPNVDFRLRQADFSAPVNGAPWLGMPIADLSTVNAAFVVGSFLRRDHPLFAARLRQAAKNGAKLHFLNATRDDALIPTAKRIAAAPSTWFDELAGVAAAVAQARGVALPDALSGVAASEAAQQVAQALTSGERRVVLLGNGVVQHPQFAQLHAAAQWIAEQTGATLGFLTEAANTVGAHLVNALPDQGGLNARDAFAQPRKGYVLLNVEPEFDTADPAQALAALKQAEMVVVMSPFKHGLDYADVLLPIAPFTETAGTFVNAEGVAQSFNGVVRPLGDTRPAWKVLRVLGSLLNLPNFEYETSEEVRLAALGERVAAERLSNHTAVAPARVAAAANGGLERLADVPIYHADALVRRAGSLHLTAAAKAANKAALPAALFDRLGLKDGDAVRVRQGDRAVQLPAVRDENLAETVVRVSAATPAGAELGSLSGELVVEKA; translated from the coding sequence ATGGTTGAACTTGAAATAGACGGCCAGAAGGTCGAGGTGCCCGAAGGCAGCATGGTGATCCAGGCTGCGCACAAGGCGGACAAGTACATCCCTCACTTCTGCTATCACAAGAAGCTGTCGGTTGCGGCCAATTGCCGGATGTGTCTCGTTGAAGTCGAGAAGATGCCGAAGGCCGTACCGGCCTGCGCGACGCCCGTGTCGGCCGGCATGATCGTGCACACCACGTCCGACAAGGCCGTGAAGGCGCAGCAATCGGTGATGGAATTCCTCCTCATCAATCACCCGCTCGACTGCCCGATCTGCGATCAGGGCGGCGAGTGTCAGCTGCAGGATCTGGCGGTCGGCTACGGCAAGTCGTCGTCGCGCTACAGCGAAGAGAAGCGCGTGGTGTTCCACAAGAACGTGGGCCCGCTGATCTCGATGGAAGAAATGTCGCGCTGCATCCACTGCACGCGTTGCGTCCGCTTCGGCCAGGAAGTCGCCGGCGTGATGGAACTCGGCATGCTGGGCCGCGGCGAGCACTCGGAAATCACGACCTTCGTCGGCAAGACGGTCGATTCCGAGCTGTCCGGCAACATGATCGACCTGTGCCCGGTCGGCGCGCTCACGAGCAAGCCGTTCCGCTACAGCGCCCGTACCTGGGAACTGTCGCGCCGCAAGTCGGTGAGCCCGCACGATTCCGTCGGCGCGAACCTCGTGGTGCAGGTCAAGAACAACCGCGTGATGCGCGTGCTGCCGTTCGAGAACGAGACCGTCAACGAGTGCTGGATCTCGGACAAGGACCGTTTCTCGTACGAAGGCCTCAACAGCGAAGAGCGCCTGACCAAGCCGATGCTCAAGCAGGGCGGCCAGTGGCTCGAAACCGACTGGCAGACCGCGCTCGAATACGTGGCGAAGGGCCTCAAGGGCATCGCGGCCGATCACGGCGCGAATGCGCTGGCCGCGCTGTCGAGCGCGCACAGCACGGTCGAGGAGCTGTTCCTGCTCAAGCAGCTGGCGCGTGAACTGAAGACCCCGAACGTCGATTTCCGCCTGCGTCAGGCTGATTTCTCGGCGCCGGTCAACGGTGCGCCGTGGCTCGGCATGCCGATCGCCGACCTGTCGACGGTCAACGCCGCGTTCGTCGTCGGCTCGTTCCTGCGCCGCGACCACCCCCTCTTCGCCGCGCGCCTGCGTCAGGCCGCGAAGAACGGCGCGAAGCTGCATTTCCTGAACGCCACCCGCGACGATGCGCTGATCCCGACCGCGAAGCGGATCGCGGCGGCGCCGTCGACATGGTTCGACGAGCTGGCCGGCGTGGCCGCGGCGGTCGCGCAGGCGCGCGGCGTCGCGCTGCCGGACGCGCTGTCGGGCGTCGCCGCATCGGAAGCCGCGCAGCAGGTCGCGCAGGCGCTGACGAGCGGCGAGCGTCGCGTCGTGCTGCTCGGCAACGGCGTGGTGCAACATCCGCAATTCGCGCAGCTGCATGCGGCCGCGCAGTGGATCGCGGAACAGACGGGCGCGACGCTCGGCTTCCTGACGGAAGCGGCCAATACCGTCGGCGCGCACCTCGTCAACGCACTGCCTGACCAGGGCGGCCTCAATGCGCGCGACGCGTTCGCGCAGCCGCGCAAGGGCTACGTGCTGCTGAACGTCGAGCCGGAATTCGATACGGCCGACCCGGCGCAGGCCCTGGCCGCGCTGAAGCAGGCGGAGATGGTGGTCGTGATGTCGCCGTTCAAGCACGGTCTCGACTACGCGGACGTCCTGCTGCCGATCGCGCCGTTCACGGAAACGGCCGGTACGTTCGTCAACGCGGAAGGCGTCGCGCAGTCGTTCAACGGCGTCGTGCGTCCGCTGGGCGACACGCGTCCGGCCTGGAAGGTGCTGCGCGTGCTGGGCAGCCTGCTGAACCTGCCGAACTTCGAATACGAAACCTCGGAAGAGGTGCGTCTCGCGGCGCTGGGCGAGCGCGTGGCGGCCGAGCGCCTGTCGAACCACACGGCGGTCGCGCCGGCGCGGGTCGCGGCGGCGGCGAACGGCGGCCTCGAGCGCCTCGCCGACGTGCCGATCTATCACGCCGACGCGCTGGTGCGCCGCGCGGGTTCGCTGCATCTGACGGCGGCCGCGAAGGCGGCGAACAAGGCGGCGCTGCCTGCCGCGCTGTTCGACCGGCTCGGTCTGAAGGATGGCGACGCGGTGCGCGTGCGCCAGGGCGATCGCGCGGTGCAGTTGCCGGCCGTGCGTGACGAGAATCTTGCGGAGACGGTCGTGCGTGTATCGGCGGCGACGCCTGCCGGCGCTGAGCTTGGCAGCCTGTCCGGTGAACTGGTGGTGGAGAAGGCGTAA